In Balearica regulorum gibbericeps isolate bBalReg1 chromosome 26, bBalReg1.pri, whole genome shotgun sequence, one genomic interval encodes:
- the LOC104641574 gene encoding uncharacterized protein LOC104641574: MQERLLVLLCALARRRRRAGGRWAMAGAGGWNGPQRRAWLRHYYSQRQKRLMTLLIARRRRTSCYFYPRAWPSVRSTDWWERVVLKEFGPQDWLEKFRMSKETFFYVCNQLRPGLAPHSAHFHPTLPLEKRVAVALWHLATNVEYQTLSPLFGVGPSTVQTCVREVSYAVVLLLKPLYLRLPNEKELENMVRIFRTRWGFPHCIGALDSLHIPIHPPLRLSADYCNGQGWHSILTQATVDGLGQFWDVSTAFPGSMENSAVLESSSLWVLAKEGRLCPNPPKHFMGKAQKYVLLGDATYPLQDWILKPYQEDENLTQRQLQFNYRLKRAHSVIENAFLRLKARWQILLKCDDCSLELLPTLVLACCILHNVCEAHDNPFNEEWLEGTEPTELPKPCQPAPAAMEDSRAEQVRELMCQYFESCGEG; this comes from the exons ATGCAGGAgcggctgctggtgctgctgtgcGCGctggcgcggcggcggcggcgggcgggcgggcggtgggCCATGGCCGGCGCCGGGGGCTGGAACGGGCCGCAGCGGCGCGCCTGGCTCCGGCACTACTACAGCCAGCGGCAGAAGCGGCTCATGACG CTCCTGATTGCTCGCCGGAGGAGAACCAGCTGCTACTTCTACCCCCGCGCCTGGCCCAGCGTCAGGAGCACAGACTGGTGGGAGCGGGTGGTCCTGAAGGAGTTTGGGCCCCAGGACTGGCTGGAGAAGTTTCGGATGTCCAAGGAGACCTTCTTCTATGTCTGCAACCAGCTGCGGCCTGGGCTGGCTCCGCACAGCGCCCACTTCCACCCCACCCTGCCCCTGGAGAAGAGGGTGGCCGTGGCCCTGTGGCACTTGGCCACCAACGTGGAGTACCAGACTCTCAGCCCGCTCTTCGGCGTGGGGCCCTCCACAGTGCAGACGTGCGTCCGGGAGGTGAGCTACGCCGTTGTCTTGCTGCTGAAGCCCCTCTACCTCCGGCTGCCCAACGAGAAGGAGCTGGAGAACATGGTGCGAATCTTCCGCACCCGCTGGGGTTTTCCGCACTGCATCGGTGCCCTGGACAGCCTTCACATCCCCATCCACCCGCCCCTGCGCCTCAGCGCCGACTACTGCAACGGCCAGGGCTGGCACTCCATCCTGACGCAGGCCACCGTGGATGGGCTGGGCCAGTTCTGGGATGTCTCCACCGCCTTCCCTGGCAGCATGGAGAACAGTGCGGTCCTGGAGAGCTCCAGCCTGTGGGTGCTGGCCAAGGAGGGCCGGCTGTGCCCCAACCCTCCCAAGCACTTCATGGGGAAGGCGCAGAAGTACGTGCTGCTGGGCGATGCCACCTACCCCTTACAAGACTGGATCCTCAAGCCCTACCAGGAGGACGAGAACCTCACCCAGCGGCAGCTGCAGTTCAACTACCGCCTGAAGCGGGCGCACAGTGTGATCGAGAACGCCTTCCTGCGCCTGAAGGCACGCTGGCAGATCCTCCTCAAGTGCGACGACTgcagcctggagctgctgcccacCCTCGTCCTCGCCTGCTGCATCCTGCACAACGTCTGTGAAGCCCACGACAATCCCTTCAACGAGGAGTGGCTGGAGGGCACTGAGCCGACTGAGCTGCCCAAGCCCTGCCAGCCCGCGCCTGCCGCCATGGAGGACAGCCGGGCTGAGCAAGTGCGCGAGCTGATGTGCCAGTACTTCGAGAGCTGCGGGGAGGGCTGA
- the DOHH gene encoding deoxyhypusine hydroxylase, producing the protein MVTEEEVEAIGRTLVDAAQPLPARFRALFTLRNLGGRAAVTWISRAFGDGSALLKHELAYCLGQMQDEAAIPVLIRVLEDTGQEPMVRHEAGEALGAIGNPDVLDILKRYSEDPVVEVAETCQLAVRRLEWLQENKQEPGTSPYLSVDPAPPAEETDTTELRKTLLDESRTLFDRYRAMFALRNLGGQAAVLALADGLRSGSALFRHEIGYVLGQMQDEACVPQLTATLRSRTESPMVRHECAEALGSIARPSCLETLRAFARDEERVVRESCEVALDMYEYENGAQFQYADGLCKLQASV; encoded by the exons ATGGtgacagaggaggaggtggaggccATCGGCCGGACGCTGGTGGACGCGgcgcagcccctgcccgcccggTTCCGGGCGCTCTTCACCCTGCGCAACCTTGGAGGCCGCGCAGCCGTGACCTGGATCAGCCGAGCCTTCGGGGATGGCTCTGCGCTGCTGAAGCACGAGCTGGCTTACTGCCTGGGCCAGATGCAGGATGAAGCGGCCATCCCTGTGCTCATCCGGGTGCTGGAGGACACCGGCCAGGAGCCAATGGTCAGGCACGAGGCAG GAGAAGCCCTGGGAGCTATCGGGAATCCCGATGTGCTGGATATCCTGAAACGCTATTCAGAGGATCCCGTGGTTGAG GTGGCAGAGACGTGTCAGCTGGCGGTGAGGAGACTGGAGTGGCTGCAGGAGAACAAGCAAGAGCCGGGCACCAGCCCCTACCTTTCCGTGGATCCTGCTCCCCCCGCCGAGGAGACAGATACCACCGAACTCCGCAAAACCCTCCTGGATGAGTCGCGCACGCTGTTTGACCGCTACAGGGCCATGTTTGCCCTGAGGAACTTGGGGGGCCAGGCCGCAGTGCTGGCGCTAGCGGATG GACTGCGCTCTGGCAGCGCCCTCTTCCGCCACGAGATTGGCTACGTGCTGGGTCAGATGCAGGATGAGGCCTGCGTCCCGCAGCTGACGGCCACGCTGCGCAGCCGGACCGAGAGCCCCATGGTGCGCCATGAGTGCGCTGAGGCCCTGGGCTCCATCGCCCGCCCCTCCTGCCTGGAGACCCTGCGCGCCTTTGCCCGCGATGAGGAGCGGGTGGTGCGGGAGAGCTGCGAGGTAGCGCTGGACATGTACGAGTACGAGAACGGTGCTCAGTTCCAGTACGCCGACGGGCTGTGCAAGCTGCAGGCCTCCGTCTGA
- the SMIM24 gene encoding small integral membrane protein 24 isoform X1 — protein sequence MQRASQPLSLLVLLVLTASARGQAGTGPKQLQPWLVGLTAVVVFLFIVFVLLLVNRLWQLRRRRKQGGLQDTQGTGSRLERAGHTNPAAEKDSDEESDSEERSKATSL from the exons ATGCAGAGGGCCTCGCAGCCCCTCTCGCTCCTGGTCCTGCTCGTCCTCACCGCCAGCGCCCGGGGACAGGCCG GCACCGGCCCcaagcagctgcagccctggctcgTTGGCCTCACGGCCGTCGTCGTCTTCCTCTTCATCGTCTTCGTGCTCTTGCTCGTCAACCGGCTCTGGCAGCTCCGGAGGCGCAG GAAGCAGGGCGGCCTCCAGGACACCCAGGGGACCGGCA GCAGGCTGGAGCGGGCCGGCCACACCAACCCAGCGGCAGAGAAGGACAGCGACGAGGAGAGCGACAGCGAGGAGCGGAGCAAGGCCACGTCCCTCTGA
- the SMIM24 gene encoding small integral membrane protein 24 isoform X2, whose amino-acid sequence MQRASQPLSLLVLLVLTASARGQAGTGPKQLQPWLVGLTAVVVFLFIVFVLLLVNRLWQLRRRRKQGGLQDTQGTGRLERAGHTNPAAEKDSDEESDSEERSKATSL is encoded by the exons ATGCAGAGGGCCTCGCAGCCCCTCTCGCTCCTGGTCCTGCTCGTCCTCACCGCCAGCGCCCGGGGACAGGCCG GCACCGGCCCcaagcagctgcagccctggctcgTTGGCCTCACGGCCGTCGTCGTCTTCCTCTTCATCGTCTTCGTGCTCTTGCTCGTCAACCGGCTCTGGCAGCTCCGGAGGCGCAG GAAGCAGGGCGGCCTCCAGGACACCCAGGGGACCGGCAG GCTGGAGCGGGCCGGCCACACCAACCCAGCGGCAGAGAAGGACAGCGACGAGGAGAGCGACAGCGAGGAGCGGAGCAAGGCCACGTCCCTCTGA